The Rhodobacteraceae bacterium LMO-JJ12 genome contains the following window.
GGCTGCGAAAATCCGGGGCCAGACCATCGGCACCGCCGATCACAAACGCCAGGTCGCCACAGCCATCATCGCGCAGGCGGGCCAGTGTGGTGGCGAACTCGGGCGAACTCATCTTCGTGCCGCGTTCATCCAACACGAACAGCCGCGCAGCTTTCGGCAAAGACCGTTCGAGCAGGGCGGCTTCGGCCGCCATGCCACCACCCTTGCGATCCTCGACTTCGGTGAAGGTAAGCGGGCCAAGACCCAGTGCGCGCCCGGTGCGGTCAAACCGCGTCGTATAGTCGTCGATCAGGTCTTTCTCCGGCCCCTTGCGGAGCCGACCAACGGCGCAGATCGTAACCCGCATCTATATCGTGGCAGGGGTGTCGGCCGCAGTG
Protein-coding sequences here:
- the rlmH gene encoding 23S rRNA (pseudouridine(1915)-N(3))-methyltransferase RlmH, whose translation is MRVTICAVGRLRKGPEKDLIDDYTTRFDRTGRALGLGPLTFTEVEDRKGGGMAAEAALLERSLPKAARLFVLDERGTKMSSPEFATTLARLRDDGCGDLAFVIGGADGLAPDFRSRADLGLSFGKMVWPHMLARVMLTEQLYRAASILAGSPYHRV